Proteins encoded within one genomic window of Balneolaceae bacterium:
- a CDS encoding NADPH-dependent assimilatory sulfite reductase hemoprotein subunit, whose product MSRKKKKSKLEKIKEGSDYLRGPLDVEVTNDEDHFSKDAIQVLKFHGTYQQDDRDKRKGRDRHYMFMIRSRTPAGKLTPDQYLAVDDISNEYADGTIRVTTRQAFQLHGVIKSELKKTIKEINDSLITTLGACGDIVRNVMATPAPDIDGRQARVQEFADELSDILLPATKAYHEIWLDGEKVYSGKEEVTNGAAEPLYSKSYLPRKFKVGIALPGDNSVDLYTQDIGLVALFDDENEIEGFNVVVGGGMGMHHRKPETFPRLGDHLGYITKDKVVEVVKGIIGIQRDHGNRKNRKQARMKYLIHDWGLDKFRNELIDRIGYDLEEYREIPKFELELYLGWHQQSDGNWFLGVSVENGRIKDEGDLKLKTALRKVVKEFRTEVRMTPNHNVLLTDIPENQKEPIEKVFHEHGVALADEIPNAIKFSMACPALPTCGLAITESERALPAVIRDLNDVLVDLDLQDEKLSVRMTGCPNGCSRPYVADIGFVGRSLDKYSIFIGGDPSGTRLNKEYKDMVPREELVQELRPLLEHFKNERADNESFSDFWNRVGIQEPEEIPA is encoded by the coding sequence ATGAGCAGGAAGAAAAAGAAAAGTAAACTCGAAAAAATTAAAGAAGGCAGTGATTACCTTCGCGGCCCATTGGATGTTGAGGTCACCAATGATGAAGATCATTTCAGCAAAGATGCCATCCAGGTATTGAAATTTCACGGCACCTATCAGCAGGATGACCGCGATAAACGAAAGGGACGCGACCGCCACTATATGTTTATGATTCGCAGCAGAACTCCGGCAGGAAAACTGACGCCGGATCAATACCTGGCTGTGGATGATATCTCAAATGAGTACGCCGACGGCACGATTCGTGTAACCACCCGGCAAGCCTTTCAACTCCATGGAGTTATCAAATCAGAGCTCAAGAAAACGATCAAAGAAATTAATGATTCCCTGATTACCACTCTCGGGGCCTGCGGTGATATTGTACGAAATGTGATGGCCACACCCGCTCCTGATATTGACGGACGGCAAGCCAGGGTTCAAGAGTTTGCAGATGAACTGTCTGATATTCTGCTCCCGGCCACAAAAGCCTATCACGAAATTTGGCTGGATGGCGAGAAAGTCTATTCCGGCAAAGAGGAAGTTACAAACGGTGCCGCCGAACCACTCTACAGCAAAAGTTACCTCCCCCGAAAATTCAAAGTGGGTATTGCTCTTCCCGGCGACAACAGCGTGGATTTGTACACGCAGGATATCGGCCTCGTGGCTCTTTTTGATGATGAGAATGAGATCGAAGGATTTAATGTAGTTGTTGGCGGCGGTATGGGAATGCACCATCGCAAGCCGGAAACCTTTCCTCGTCTGGGAGATCACCTCGGTTACATCACCAAAGATAAAGTGGTGGAAGTGGTGAAAGGAATTATTGGAATCCAACGGGATCACGGAAATCGTAAAAATCGAAAACAAGCCCGGATGAAATACCTGATTCACGATTGGGGACTCGACAAATTCAGAAATGAGTTGATCGACCGAATCGGTTATGATCTTGAGGAATATCGGGAGATCCCAAAGTTTGAACTTGAACTCTATTTGGGATGGCATCAGCAATCGGATGGAAATTGGTTTCTTGGCGTGTCCGTAGAAAACGGCCGCATCAAAGATGAAGGAGATCTGAAACTGAAAACCGCTCTCCGAAAAGTTGTGAAGGAGTTCAGAACAGAAGTTCGAATGACTCCTAACCACAATGTGCTGCTCACAGATATCCCCGAGAATCAAAAAGAACCAATCGAAAAAGTATTTCACGAACATGGAGTGGCTTTAGCTGATGAAATTCCAAATGCCATCAAATTTTCGATGGCCTGCCCTGCCCTTCCAACTTGCGGACTTGCGATTACCGAATCAGAACGAGCATTGCCGGCTGTCATTCGGGATCTGAATGATGTGCTTGTAGATCTCGATCTTCAGGATGAAAAACTTTCCGTACGAATGACCGGCTGCCCCAACGGATGCTCGCGTCCCTATGTAGCGGACATCGGTTTTGTTGGACGATCTCTCGATAAGTACAGCATTTTTATCGGCGGTGATCCGTCCGGAACGCGGCTTAATAAAGAATACAAAGATATGGTTCCGCGGGAAGAACTGGTGCAGGAATTGCGTCCCCTTTTGGAACACTTCAAAAATGAACGTGCTGATAACGAATCGTTCAGTGATTTTTGGAACCGAGTTGGAATTCAAGAACCCGAAGAGATACCGGCTTAG
- a CDS encoding sulfurtransferase, which translates to MPDTLTDKKVLVTTDWAADHLTDEDVRFVEVDVDTEAYDSGHIPGSVGWNWKKELQDQLRRTIASKEDFEKLLQKSGIDEDTTVVLYGDNNNWFAAWAYWLLKYYGFDDVRILDGGRKKWEAEGRDLTTDVPEYDSTDYTVGDVKGEYRAFRDDIKKRLNADDFGLVDVRSPDEFTGKILAPPGLDELSQRAGHIPGASNIPWSKAVNEDGTFKSKEELTKIYADEGITPDKEIIAYCRIGERSAHSWFVLNELLDFPTVRNYDGSWTEWGNLIDAPIER; encoded by the coding sequence ATGCCAGATACATTAACAGATAAAAAAGTACTCGTAACTACCGATTGGGCAGCCGATCATCTTACCGATGAAGATGTCCGTTTTGTAGAGGTCGACGTTGACACTGAAGCTTATGACTCGGGACACATTCCGGGATCTGTAGGCTGGAACTGGAAAAAGGAACTCCAGGATCAACTTCGAAGAACCATCGCATCAAAAGAGGATTTTGAAAAACTGCTTCAAAAATCCGGAATTGATGAAGATACCACGGTTGTCTTGTATGGTGACAACAACAACTGGTTTGCCGCTTGGGCGTACTGGTTGCTCAAATACTATGGGTTCGATGATGTTCGCATCCTCGACGGCGGACGCAAAAAGTGGGAAGCTGAAGGCCGGGATCTCACAACCGACGTTCCCGAATATGACTCAACCGATTACACGGTTGGCGATGTGAAAGGCGAATACCGTGCTTTCAGAGATGATATCAAAAAACGACTCAACGCCGATGACTTTGGCCTCGTGGATGTTCGCTCTCCGGATGAGTTCACAGGAAAAATCCTGGCACCTCCCGGATTGGATGAACTGTCTCAGCGTGCCGGTCATATTCCCGGAGCGTCTAACATTCCATGGTCGAAAGCTGTGAATGAAGACGGTACCTTCAAAAGCAAAGAAGAGCTTACCAAAATCTATGCGGATGAAGGAATCACTCCCGATAAGGAAATTATTGCTTACTGCCGAATCGGGGAGCGATCCGCTCACTCCTGGTTTGTCCTGAATGAACTGCTCGATTTCCCAACTGTGCGGAATTACGACGGTTCCTGGACGGAGTGGGGCAACCTGATCGATGCTCCGATCGAACGGTAA